GGCTGTACCAATGGAGTGTCATTGTATTGGAAATGATCTTAGCAAGATGGATTGCAAAAGTGTTGAATGCTGTGGTTTAGTAGCTCGGGGCAGTGAGCGGATCAGCTGCTAGTGCTGTGTATTCTGGAAAATCAGGCTGTGGCTGAGCTCCTGGCACTCCTGCCTTTGCAATCGCTGGGTGAGCCTCTCACCCCGCTGTCTCAGGAGCACAGGGATCATAGGTAAAGCACCACGTCATTTGTTGTTCCGCTGCAGAGTGCTATAAAAGCAGCGGAGGACAAGGGGTGTGAGCGCTGATACACGCCGAGCTGCGGGGAGTGGTGTGAGATGTGGGACTGCTGCTCTCTATCCAGTGTTGTAGTGTGTGCTTAGGGACAGAGCGGGCAAAGCTGTTACCTGATTGTAGCTGAAGCTGCCGGTGCTTTTCACAGTTCAGGTATTTAGTGTAAGTGGTGACAGTCACCGCAGATACGTTTTTGTCTTTGAGGTATGGAAGGAAACAACTTAGGACAGCAGATCTCAGAGTTGGCTGAGACATGAAGTAAATCTGGCTTGAGCACACCTGAAGATACGCATACAGATGCAGGGTGAGGTCGAATGAAGGAAGAACAGGCATTTCTCTCTGGATTCTAAgaggtgtttctttttcaatgCCTTTTTTGAACTGCTGATTGATCTGCTGTGTGAGGAGACAAGTAAGTACATGGTGCACTCCTCAGGTGCAGCTTcctgactgctgctgctctttgacTTCTAAGCCAACATCTACAACTGGgcttttgtgttattttgtattatttcacttgttttctgGTCTCGTGTAATCACCCATACTTCTGGGGAGTGAAAGCTTCTTTGTAGAGTTCCGTGTGTATCTTAAAGGGAGCCTTGACCTAACTCTGTTGCTCATCTTAAGTTTTCAAGTCTGGCTTCTGAATTTCGAATGAGTTGTTAAATGGTTTTTAGTTGGTTCTTTACCCTCTGGGCAGGTGAACAGTTCTAGCATTATTTCAGAGGAACGCTGTTCTGGGTTGCTTCATGCACTGTTTCTATGTCGTTCATTCTGAGAGCTGTGAAGGAGAGAGGAGTTgatgcattttctcttctccataaGAACTGGACTCAGAATAGCTTGTGCTACAACAAAGACATGCACCCGTCCTATTCCCAGTCTTACAGATGCTGTGaatctctgcttttaatttaagCCTCTTCAGTTGCGTTTCCTTCTGTAGCAGTAAGTACGCTTGGCTTTCAGCTGccattctcttccttttctactgggaggaaaagaaaagtcaGAGTCTGTGGTATCTTCTtctgtctgcagagctgtgaataTCAGCAGCGCAGCTGCTTGCTTTCGTCAGCCTCTCTCCCGCAGAACAGCCAAGTGAAATGGATGGAGACAAACTATGCTTGCAAACTCAGCTTTGCTAATTTTGTAGTCGGAGGGTCAACAAATACAAGTATAAAAGCTTGAAACTCAATTTTAAAAGAACCGACTGTATTGTGTAGCAGTGCACGCTGTGCTTTTAAAGCTCACTTTGCTagcaaaactaaacaaactTCTGCCTCTCATTGCCAAGCTGAGGGCTCAGATTCTGgatgttggtggccctgcctgtgactGGCTGCAGGTGTGCACATATTTAGAGGTAGATTAATCTCTGCTTTTTTGACTGTAGGTGAACGTTGTCCTTAGGTTGTTCCCTTACACATCATTCTTTGCAGAGTCATggtggttggaagggacatttgtggatcatcgagtccaactccctgctaaagcaggatcCCTACACCCATTAGGTGTTCATAAGCATTACaaagatcccctctcagtcttgGTCGGGCTGGGGATCCCCGGgtctttctgctttccctcatgaagatgctccaggcccctgatcatctttgtggacTGTATTTAACATGAAAGAGGTTCGCATTGTTATGGAAGTGGGAATTTGATGGGAAGAACACTAAGAATctgtcatttcttctcttttcagataTGAGAAATGAGTGTTGGACGCAGAAGATTAAAGCTGCTGGGAATTCTGATGATGGTAAACATTTTTATCTACGTGATTGTGGAAGTCTCAAAAAGCGGCAGCCAAGAGAAGAATGCGGAAGGCCGTGTTATTATACCGCAGGACAATTTCTGGAGGAAATTTACTCCCCACAAAGCCTATTGGAACAGGCAGCAACAGAAGCTTGAACTGCTGTACAACCCAATTCTGAGTCTGCTTTCCAATATGACTGTGGAAGAGAACTTGATATTGAACTCAAGCGTTCTCAATTCCTGTGACCCCGACCCGTGGGTGGCTTCAGAGGTTAGTGACTTCGCAAGTTTGCCGGACAGATTCAAAGACTTTCTCCTCTATTTGAGGTGTAGAAATTACTCCTTAATAATGGATCAGCCAAACAAGTGCAAACATAAACCTTTTCTGCTGCTGGCTATTAAGTCACTTATACCACATTTTGATAGAAGGCAAGCAATTAGGGAATCTTGGGGCAAGGAAATAAACTCGGGAGATATAACGGTCAAAAGAGTCTTCTTGCTTGGGCAGACCCCACCGGAGGATCATTTTCCTAACCTGTCAGACATGGTAAAATTCGAGAGCGAAACTCACAAAGACATTCTCCTCTGGAACTACAGAGACACTTTCTTCAACCTGACTCTGAAAGAGGTACTGTTTCTTAAGTGGGTGAGCAGTAGCTGTGCGGACGTccagtttatttttaagggTGATGATGATGTCTTTGTGAATACCCATCAGATCCTGGATTACTTGAAGAGTTTATCAAAGGACAAAGCCAAAGACTTATTTGTAGGCGATGTGATCAAAGATGCTGGACCtcatagagaaaagaaattgaagTACTATATCCCAGAAAGTGTTTATGAAGGTTCGTATCCTCCGTATGCAGGAGGCGGTGGGTTTCTGTACTCTGGTGACCTGGCATTAAGACTGAATAATGCGTCTGACCAGGTACTCCTGTATCCTATTGATGATGTTTATACTGGAATGTGCCTTCAGAAACTTGGGCTTGCTCCAGAAAAACACAAAGGTTTCAAAACATTTGATAttgaagagaaatacagaaataacataTGTTCCTACACAAATTTAATGTTAGTGCACAGTAGAAATCCTCAAGAAATGATTAAGATTTGGACAAGCTTGCAAGATCCACACTTAAACTGCTGAAGCAATGCGTATAAATACCTTAAGTCCAAACAGCTTTCCAAGTTAGAGTCCGACTTCCGTGGTGAACCACTGAAGCTCTGTTTAATAGTTCTTTCCCAGTTTTCTCCAGAAACTTCCTTCACGTACTTGAGTGAAGCGGCAGTGGTCACACTGAGAGGGTGGCGCAAAGACTTGGTCCTGTGGTCATTGTGTTTCAGTGGCAGTCTAAATTTTAAAGAGGACTGGAAGTAACTGGCTGTCAGCTCCTGGtgcctgctgcagagcatcCTTCCTTAATTGTGATGGTAGCAGATACGTTCTTTTTCCTTAAGTAGTGTTTGTGTGTGGAGACCACTGTAAATTTGGAACTCACCGATTGGGGGAATGCTGTTTTACTCTATAAAACACTTTTATGGAACTTCAActattgatatatatatatattttaatttatagtTTCCAGTCTTTATGCACCCCGGACCAGTATTTTCTCCTTTACACGTAGTCCTTTGTGCAAAGAATGCCCGTGTCTGAAGGATTGACCCTTTTATTatgtgttggttttctttttatatacaaaaaaaagatacaatATGTTTTCAAGCACCCCGTGAAAGACCTGAATGTGTAAGGGAAAGGAGGAACAAGTTCTGTTTGTGGCTGGGCAGTGGGTACAGTTCTGCTGCCCACCCTGAGCTTACATATACAGCAATGCTGACTTTGTTACTCGCAGTATCTCTGTGAAAGCTACCCCTCGGTCCATCCTCGTTCTCTGCTTTGGCACTAAAAGCGATCAGGTAGCTGATAGGTAAAAACAACCCAAACTACACATTGCTTCTAAGAGCGTGGTTTGGATCTCCTGTAAAGCGGTGTCGGATTGTGCAGTTCCTAACAGGTTTGAGCTTTGAAATACAATTGGAAGTTGCATGACGTCTTGTGTAGAGTTAAACATGTTCTCAACTCtcagattttcttctgcatttccacATCTTGCTTATGAGAGTTATTCTAAATAGTGATTGCTTCCTTTGTATATGTAGAAGTGCCTGTCTATTTATTGTTCAGATGGAAgaccaaaacattttcttaaatatattttgtgtaacattttatttgtatagTGTCGTCACTCAGATATTTAAATAGAGCATGGTATTTTAAACCTGTGAGATGTGTAATGTTCAATAAAGCTAATTGTTATTTTTgaatttgaagaaataaaatgtgatttaaatatGTCTTGCAGTGCTTCATTTCAGACGCAGTATTGACTTCATTGCACTCTACTACATGGCGTTCAGCAATGCATTGCAGGAGTTACAAGGGTCCGTTCAGCAGCTTTGGCACTTGGGTAGTAGACAGCCAAGAAGATGCTGTTGAGGTTGTCCTTGAATTTGTTAGATGCTGTAATAGATGAGCAACGGGTGATAGAGAAATCCTGAGGGTAGGCAGGTGAGCAATGCATTTGGTGATGGATCAAAGAGCGGATTGCACAAAGGGAtgggggaagagaggaagaactaAAAGTTATGGAGTAAGATGGGGTGGAGTGCACGTGTGATACTAAGCAGCTAGGGAAATGGGTGGGATTGCTGGTGTTAGTCACTGCTTTATACCATTCCGTAACCATGAGGTGGAAAAAAGGCTTCTTGCGTGGGACTCGAGTAAGGAAAAACAGGCTGCAGTGATACTGGGCAGGGGAAGTGCTGAGAGAAGGCATGAACCCAGCTTCAAAGTgatgcaagaaaggaaaaggagggaagaggagaaagctgaGCACGTGGCCTCACTGGCTCAATAGGTAAAATTCTCTCCCATGGAGAAACAGTTCTGGAAACAGCTGGAGTTGGTGGAATAAGGAGCAAATAGAGACCAAAGGCAGGGAAATGGGCTGCAACAAGAAGGCAGgatgatagaatcatagggtACAACGTGAGTGTCTGCTGTGGAACATAATGAAGGATGTAGGGGTTTGGGAACAGTTGGGAATGGAAGATGGCAAACCTTTAAAAAGCAGCGTTAGGATGTTGTATCATACATAGGATATACACAGGGGCTGGCAGGTTTAAATGAGGATGAAGTCTTCTTGGAATCCAGCAGGGAAAATGAAGTGCTTCAGTGATTAAATGACATTGCATCAGGTTAAGCCTTTAAAATGCATTAGCTCCTTTGCACGGAGGTTCAGACCTTTGCTTCCCAGTCCAATTGGGAGGAGGAAATAACGAGCCTTGGGATGAGGAAGGTAAGTGAGCTGTAATTAATGCACGGATCACAACGTTTATCTCTCTCTCTAAGTACAAATTTCCTGTGACTTGGAACATTCATAGCTTTGTGTTTGAATTCCAGCCCGCTCCTCCCCTGCACATCCCTATGGCGTATTGAGGTGTGGATGAATCCAGACTGGATTGGTGGTAAGAACATTGGTGACAATCCTTTCTGCTCTTCAACATACCGTTCAAAGCACCACAAGCCAAACCTGAGAAGAGTTTTGGCCGGAGAATAACCAGCAGAGATTAGAATTTAATGGAACTTTTGTGTTAGATAAGCATCTCAGAAAGGATTCATCGAGGATTCATGAGGTAACCCTTCATCTGGGGCTTTGTGCTGTGGTGATGAGCAATCCAGCTTTCACCATCAGCTGATGTGGCTTTCAAAGGGCTCCCTGAGATCTGGCCGCCTTTCCCTTCCGGCTTATTATGCCTCACACAGGTAAGATTGTTGCTGGTCTGTGTTTTGCCTGAGGGCACCAATCCAAATGGGCTCGTGGCTACTTCCTATTCACAGGATAATAGCAAACCAACATAGCAAGCAAATAGGGCAGGGAGCTCCTTAATGGGTTCCGTTTAGAGTCGGTGTGTGGAGATGGCCTGGGAAGAGGAAGTCAGCCAGCATGAGCACAAAGCATCGCTCTTAGTCTTTTAACTTTAGGATGTGCTTGCAACCCTCtaatgtgtgtttgtatatgtgacctgatttttttctgttctctctgtgtCGTTCCATTCTTTTTGCTCGAATTGCCCTCCAGCCCAAGGACTCAGACATGTGGACCAGCTGCTTAGAACCAGCCCAGCATCCTTccttgctgcagggctgtttgGTAACGCGCAATATCTTTGCTTTCTGACAAACTGTGGAGGGAGACTCAGAAGTTCCACGTGTAAGTTTATGGCCCAGGTGCTCTGATCGGGCCAGGAGTAACACGTCTGGTACATGTTACGATTCCTTCCCACTGAAACTAAGACAGATAAGATCACAGAGGCCTGGCAGGTGTGACTCAGTTCTGACTGTGGGTGTATGGAGAACTCAGTTCTTGAGCTAGCACAGCGGGAATTCCTTGAGCCCTGAAAGACAAGAGTTAGCAAGATTGAGATTTCCCCAGTCACAAATGTTGGAAGATCCCTAATCAGCCTAGGCTCCTTGCCTAGCTCTGCTTGTTCAGCTAGTGACCTGTATTGCACTCCCCAGTCTCTGCTGTACAGCCCCCCCATCTAAGTGCATCCCTATATCTTTCCACGTTGTTGTCCtgtctttgtttccttctaTTCCGTATTGCTACGGCTGTTGGTAGAGTTCTTGCTTTTTGCTGAACCTTGCTCTTTCTGTGGGCACTACAGACATGTCCTTGCTGGTCTGCCAGCTTAGCGCACACACGATGAACTTCTGAAACTCTTCCATAAGATTTGTGACTTCCTTCCAAGAAGACAAGCCGCCCATTGGCACCGTGAATTTGAGTTACAACTTAAAGAATACAACGCCATTCTCCAATTCACCTCTTCCCTGTTTTCCTACTTGCAGGATCACACCGTTTATTGATGCTTTCACTACacttgttgttgctgttgttgttttccctaCCCCCACCCTGATATCCCCCAGCATTCGCTggtgggctgctgtgctgctgctagGGAAGGTGTGGGATTCATTCTCCGTACATGTAACTACTCAGCCCAGTAGGGAGGCCAACATCTGCCAGCTCttgccagaaaacaaaactgaaagctcTCCTTGTGTGTAGGGGAGGTTAGAAATACCCACTTTTAGACCaaaattgttttgaaatggAACTACTACACTTCAGTAACgctactgaagaaaataaaagcgTGCGTATGtaccttttgcctttctttttcaaaatcttCATCGCTGTGTTTGCATTTATTGTCCTGCATTCAAGCACACGAATGACTgggggcagggaaggggaaaggcagaaatccctgctgcaaacagcacaacttgcaggtaaagaaaaaaacagggtAGGAAATAGCAGGCTGATCTGAAGGAACAAATAACCCATTGCTAAAACAGGCCCATTGTTACGCACTGTGTGAAGCTGAGGGAATATCTTTGAAGATCTGAAACCAAGGGAgtctgtctgcttttgtttcctttcagtcaTCCTGGTACATGAGGAAACAGGCTTCTGCTCTCGGTCTGCCCATTGCACAAGAAAACGGAGTGATTACAAATAATAGTAATGAGAATGCCCACCATCTTGCTGGCTGCTGACCACTTCCCAGGCCAAAACAAACATCAGACAGGCCAGTGGATTATCCCATTTTTCGTAAATCCACCCTGTGTGGTTTTGATACAGTCCTGGCTGCTTGGTGGAACTGTTAACGAAGATTAGATGAAGATAATGATGAGTATCATTGAAGCTGAAACGCAGGCGATGCTTTAAAATACCTTGAGATTAGATGAGTTTCAGGAGAGAAGAGCTGTGCGGTCTGGGTTTGTTCACGCTCTGGTTTTCACACAGGGTCCCTGCTGGAGTGGGTCTGGGGGCTTGCTCTTACTGTGCCATCTGTCATTGGTTCTCTGCACAAATGTAACCCGGATTGCTCTAATTTATGTTCCAGCAAGGCTGGTGTTTGGCCAAACCAAGGCCAGGTTGGCCATCAGTTCCCTCTTCAGTATCAGGTACTGGCAGTGGTTGATAGCACATGCTTAAAGTGTTACGGAACAGAGGAAGTGCAGAGCGCCTCTGGGAGCCAGGGGGGCCTCTCACCCTGACGTGGTGCTGAGACCACAGTGCTTGGTGCTGAGCCAACAGAGTatcttcaaggaaaaaatgagatgaattCCTGGAACCTCCCTGCATGCTCTGGCAAAGATGTTTGCGACATAATTACATGCTGTGTGAAAAACCAGTATCTGGAACTCCAAGAATGAGGTGGTTGTTCGTCAGctgtctcctcctgccctcaCAGCTGGGTGGGTGAAGTTGCTCACCCCCATTCCTTATCAAAGCCTGAATCTATGCCTGAAAGCCTGCAGGGTTTGCTTGAGCAGTAGAAGCTTACCATATGCTCTGGGAGCTGAGGGGCGTCATGGAGGACCTGTCTTTGGACCTTCAATTGAGCATCTcaaatgctttcaaaacatttgtTCTCAGTCTTAACTTTGGAGCTAATTTCCTACTGTTTGTTGCTCCAAGACTGtattctttgctgtgttttcctggcCTAGCTCTTGAGCATTACTTGAGCAGTGCTGCGTGCTGCAGttgcagctgcctgctggaagcTGTACCCACTTAAGAAGTGGAACATGTATCTGTGTCTGAGGAGGATGAACTGGCACGGACCCAGTGTTGTAACTCTCAGATGACATCCAGTCCCTCATCCTACTTTTTGTGCTGGAGCTGTCTGAGAGGTCTCGGTTTGGAGCATGTTTTAGAGCAAGCAAGAGCATAGAGAGCAGGAGGTAGCACAGGCCTCCTGGTTCTGCTTTCACTTGGACGCTTATGAAAGTAACACCCTTTCCCctggtttatttttgcttgtttgcagGTGGTCTGTAGTggattttccctcttttatgGTGTATGTTGTACGCAGCTGGTGGTTAACGTGAAGATCTGAATCATTCACTCCGGGTAATTCATAGTGACCTAATTACACGGAAGTTTTGCGCTGAAATTTTTCATGGTAGTTGATAATTAGAACAGTTCCCAATTCCCCACCTTTATGATTCAGCCCTTTGCCTTCCATGCCCCCAAAGAGGCAAACCAGGAGGCACGGACCGCTCCTGTGCACTGACCCCAAGGCCAAAAcatgctgcaaaacagaaacactggGGTGGCTTTCTTAAAGTTTCCCTTCCACCCACTTCTCTTCAAattccccttttcttcctttttcatttctggtCTCTTCTGGCCGTCCCAGCATCTGGATTGTGTCTTTTATGATGATACACGGCATGGCGTGACTCCAGCCTGAGCTCCAGGGAATTTTTTGTTCATGTTAAGAGTTGAAAATCTTTATAAACACATCATTGGAGGGAAAACACTCTGGTATTTACTAAAGAGGATCAAGAATGAGGAGATCTCAGAACTGATACCAGCTGCGTCATGTCTTCCCAGCCTGACAttttctgaggggaaaaaaggatcATCTCTGCAATTCAGAACCGGGTGATACAAACAGATGTGGAGATGTGGTGAGCAGCTTTTATTGCTGACTGCTTGGGCAGACCTGAAGGAAGCTGGGTGGAAGGAAGATGAAAGCAGTGGGGATGTGGCCTAACCCAGAGTCAGATCTTGaggctgctgtgagcagtggTCAAAGCCAATCACACACTGAAGGTCATAAGGAAAGGAACAGGGTACATCTCTATGCCACACTAAGTTCATCCATATCTTTGTTAGTATGTACACTTTTGGTTTGCTCATCTAAATATGTAAAGGAGAAGAGCAAATGCTTCAGAAACAGACCGTAAGGATCCACATCAAACAGGGTTCTGTTTTGGGAACAGCTGTTGGGTTTGGACAGCAGTGACAGaagaggggagagagaaaggctTGGAAAAGCAAGTAGTGGGGTCTGCTACAGGAGCCACGAGGAGCTGAGAACAAACCAGCAAATGGGGTTTTTGCACA
This region of Excalfactoria chinensis isolate bCotChi1 chromosome 3, bCotChi1.hap2, whole genome shotgun sequence genomic DNA includes:
- the B3GNT2 gene encoding N-acetyllactosaminide beta-1,3-N-acetylglucosaminyltransferase 2, which translates into the protein MSVGRRRLKLLGILMMVNIFIYVIVEVSKSGSQEKNAEGRVIIPQDNFWRKFTPHKAYWNRQQQKLELLYNPILSLLSNMTVEENLILNSSVLNSCDPDPWVASEVSDFASLPDRFKDFLLYLRCRNYSLIMDQPNKCKHKPFLLLAIKSLIPHFDRRQAIRESWGKEINSGDITVKRVFLLGQTPPEDHFPNLSDMVKFESETHKDILLWNYRDTFFNLTLKEVLFLKWVSSSCADVQFIFKGDDDVFVNTHQILDYLKSLSKDKAKDLFVGDVIKDAGPHREKKLKYYIPESVYEGSYPPYAGGGGFLYSGDLALRLNNASDQVLLYPIDDVYTGMCLQKLGLAPEKHKGFKTFDIEEKYRNNICSYTNLMLVHSRNPQEMIKIWTSLQDPHLNC